One segment of Rosa chinensis cultivar Old Blush chromosome 6, RchiOBHm-V2, whole genome shotgun sequence DNA contains the following:
- the LOC112174882 gene encoding uncharacterized protein LOC112174882 isoform X5: MELDYILWDHLEEVLGLVQKLLAWSRKSRPLHAKGLEQVLKWLHEIKGHYRNVKAEAGSKVIKTGILLLSSCWKHYGMLMHLEDQKFSQHYKELLDQYLAGIQFYAGHTENKDGSSETIKFFLNCLCLLLGRFDSKKFESVVSEYGMRISQVLVPQLHSAADDVIDGVVCIFKALIFKQKSPGSSLTDTGEVDAVLPLMIHLLDERDGTARAVVLLIAEYCLMSRDSQCLKEVIERLASENVQQRRNAVDVISEVIRMSSDSKYVHTQLSWHDIAKHLIVLLEDEETAIQEQASSLLPLIDPSLVLPALVNLIYSGDERLQSTASDACVVVLKYHSENAEVICMLLDCLSNLSQNVNQDTGSKLESDRVLRLIPEWSKSVQSWNFLIEPLIDKMFAEPSNANIVRFLSHISEHLAEAADVVLSCVLMHAKRRKDSFSRLECQTDKSEDSEKMQQTLFEHLCPLLVIKMLPLRVFNNLDSTIMYGQLSNQGIVHDCQDINAINQDTVTALLLKRTFCEFEFNDVRKLAAELCGRIHPQVLIPIICSQLEYAAGSQDIIKIKACLFSVCTSLVVRGRESLSHPGMLKIRKTLETMLLWPSLDGDEVSRAQHGCIDCMALMVCAELQDPESSNIVGTKKNLGDAALRNSVLVHVINQLTQDKDLPVSESNSDDVKCMSEVPVPLSFYLCMANVLISACQKISDSGKKPFARRSLPRLIRAIEVITKSEIRAACTQVLFSAVYHLKSTLLPYSMDLLKVSLKALQKGSEKERMAGAKLMGSLMASDDAIIQSISGGLVEARSVLLSISLTDPSPELRQVSKKLLACLTS, translated from the exons ATGGAATTGGACTATATACTTTGGGATCATTTAGAGGAAGTTCTTGGTCTAGTACAGAAACTCCTTGCT TGGAGCAGAAAAAGCCGACCCTTACATGCCAAAGGATTGGAGCAAGTGCTTAAGTGGTTGCACGAGATTAAAGGACATTATCGTAACGTGAAAGCTGAGGCAG GCTCGAAGGTTATCAAAACTGGAATATTGCTACTGTCTTCTTGTTGGAAGCATTATGGCATGCTAATGCATTTGGAAGATCAGAAATTTTCCCAGCATTACAAAGAATTGTTGGATCAATACTTAGCAGGCATACAG tttTATGCAGGTCACACTGAGAATAAGGATGGGAGTTCTGAGACCATAAAGTTTTTCCTGAATTGTTTATGCCTTCTACTGGGGCGATTTGATAGCAAGAAATTTGAGAGTGTAGTCTCAGAATATGGGATGAGGATATCTCAGGTTCTTGTACCACAG CTTCATTCTGCTGCTGATGATGTTATAGACGGGGTTGTGTGCATATTCAAAGCATTAATATTTAAGCAAAAATCACCTGGAAGCAGTCTCACCGACACCGGAGAGGTGGATGCTGTGCTTCCATTGATGATTCACCTTCTAGATGAACGGGATGGCACAGCTAGAGCTGTGGTTCTGCTTATAGCAGAATACTGCTTGAT GAGCAGAGACAGTCAGTGCCTTAAAGAAGTTATTGAGCGCCTTGCTTCTGAAAATGTCCAACAGAGGAGGAATGCAGTTGATGTTATATCAGAAGTCATACGTATGTCGTCAGATTCAAAATACGTACATACCCAGCTATCATG GCACGATATAGCAAAGCACTTGATTGTGCtacttgaagatgaagaaactgcAATTCAGGAACAAGCATCCAGTTTGCTTCCATTAATTG ACCCTTCATTAGTTTTACCTGCTTTAGTTAATCTGATTTACTCCGGGGATGAAAGATTGCAATCAACTGCCAGTGATGCCTGTGTTGTGGTGCTCAAATATCATAGCGAGAATGCTGAAGTTATATGTATGCTGCTTGACTGTCTTAG CAACCTCAGCCAAAATGTAAATCAAGACACAG GATCAAAATTGGAGAGCGATCGAGTGCTTAGGCTAATCCCAGAGTGGTCTAAAAGT GTCCAAAGCTGGAACTTCTTGATTGAACCGTTGATTGACAAGATGTTTGCAGAGCCATCCAACGCAAACATTGTGAGGTTTTTGAGTCATATAAGTGAGCACTTGGCAGAAGCTGCTGATGTGGTGCTCTCTTGTGTTCTAATGCATGCTAAACGACGTAAAGA CAGCTTCTCTAGATTGGAGTGTCAGACTGATAAAAGTGAGGACTCTGAAAAAATGCAACAGACGCTTTTTGAACACCTTTGCCCATTGCTTGTAATTAAGATGCTTCCGCTGAGAGTATTTAATAATCTCGATTCAACTATCATGTATGGTCAACTTTCCAATCAAGGCATTGTTCATG ACTGTCAAGATATCAATGCCATCAATCAGGATACAGTTACTGCTCTTCTTTTGAAAAG GACATTTTGTGAGTTTGAATTCAACGATGTTCGGAAACTTGCTGCTGAGCTCTGTGGGCGTATTCATCCTCAA GTGCTAATTCCAATCATCTGCTCCCAGTTAGAATATGCTGCTGGTTCTCAGgatataataaagattaaagCTTGTTTGTTTTCAGTTTGCACGTCCCTTGTG GTTAGAGGCCGGGAATCACTTTCTCATCCTGGTATGCtgaaaattagaaaaacatTAGAGACAATGCTATTATGGCCTTCTCTGGATGGGGATGAAG TTTCCAGAGCACAGCATGGATGCATCGATTGCATGGCACTAATGGTATGTGCTGAGCTGCAAGATCCAGAATCATCTAACATTGTTGGGACAAAAAAGAATCTTG GTGATGCTGCATTGAGAAACTCTGTCCTCGTGCACGTGATCAACCAACTTACACAAGATAAAGACCTGCCTGTTTCAGAATCCAACTCGGATGATGTCAAATGCATGAGTGAGGTGCCAGTTCCACTCTCATTTTACCTGTGCATGGCTAATGTTCTCATCAGTGCTTGCCAAAAGATATCAGACTCTGGCAAGAAACCTTTTGCTCGAAGATCTCTTCCACGTCTCATTCGTGCCATTGAG GTGATTACAAAGTCAGAGATCAGAGCTGCATGTACTCAAGTTCTCTTTTCAGCTGTGTACCATCTGAAATCTACACTTCTTCCTTACTCCATGGATCTTCTTAAAGTCTCATTAAAAGCTCTTCAAAAGGGATCAGAGAAG GAAAGGATGGCAGGTGCAAAACTAATGGGGTCTCTAATGGCTAGTGATGATGCAATCATACAAAGTATATCTGGGGGATTAGTAGAAGCAAGATCTGTACTGTTGAGTATATCTTTGACAGATCCTTCACCTGAATTACGTCAAGTCAGCAAAAAGTTGCTAGCATGCCTAACTTCTTGA
- the LOC112174882 gene encoding uncharacterized protein LOC112174882 isoform X4, with product MLLEMTGIKERYPDLLKILASCIPHLSVVLHKGGTLQDGYELPSRLAVSAADCFLALSEALIRKAKVPSNKPKLSDSKAQKRPVTLVALDGGDKKAKPAPESLDASNMELDYILWDHLEEVLGLVQKLLAWSRKSRPLHAKGLEQVLKWLHEIKGHYRNVKAEAGSKVIKTGILLLSSCWKHYGMLMHLEDQKFSQHYKELLDQYLAGIQFYAGHTENKDGSSETIKFFLNCLCLLLGRFDSKKFESVVSEYGMRISQVLVPQLHSAADDVIDGVVCIFKALIFKQKSPGSSLTDTGEVDAVLPLMIHLLDERDGTARAVVLLIAEYCLMSRDSQCLKEVIERLASENVQQRRNAVDVISEVIRMSSDSKYVHTQLSWHDIAKHLIVLLEDEETAIQEQASSLLPLIDPSLVLPALVNLIYSGDERLQSTASDACVVVLKYHSENAEVICMLLDCLSNLSQNVNQDTGSKLESDRVLRLIPEWSKSVQSWNFLIEPLIDKMFAEPSNANIVRFLSHISEHLAEAADVVLSCVLMHAKRRKDSFSRLECQTDKSEDSEKMQQTLFEHLCPLLVIKMLPLRVFNNLDSTIMYGQLSNQGIVHDCQDINAINQDTVTALLLKRTFCEFEFNDVRKLAAELCGRIHPQVLIPIICSQLEYAAGSQDIIKIKACLFSVCTSLVVRGRESLSHPGMLKIRKTLETMLLWPSLDGDEVSRAQHGCIDCMALMVCAELQDPESSNIVGTKKNLGDAALRNSVLVHVINQLTQDKDLPVSESNSDDVKCMSEVPVPLSFYLCMANVLISACQKISDSGKKPFARRSLPRLIRAIEVITKSEIRAACTQVLFSAVYHLKSTLLPYSMDLLKVSLKALQKGSEKERMAGAKLMGSLMASDDAIIQSISGGLVEARSVLLSISLTDPSPELRQVSKKLLACLTS from the exons ATG CTGCTTGAAATGACAGGGATAAAGGAGAGGTATCCTGATTTGTTGAAGATACTCGCTTCGTGCATTCCACATCTCTCAGTTGTTCTGCACAAAGGAGG CACTTTGCAGGATGGATATGAACTGCCTTCTCGCCTTGCGGTGTCTGCTGCTGATTGTTTTCTGGCTCTCTCGGAAGCATTGATCAGAAAAGCTAAAGTTCCAAGTAACAAGCCAAAGTTATCAGATTCAAAGGCACAAAAGCGGCCGGTTACTTTGGTGGCCCTTGATGGTGGTGATAAAAAAGCAAAACCAGCTCCTGAATCTTTAGATGCCTCAAACATGGAATTGGACTATATACTTTGGGATCATTTAGAGGAAGTTCTTGGTCTAGTACAGAAACTCCTTGCT TGGAGCAGAAAAAGCCGACCCTTACATGCCAAAGGATTGGAGCAAGTGCTTAAGTGGTTGCACGAGATTAAAGGACATTATCGTAACGTGAAAGCTGAGGCAG GCTCGAAGGTTATCAAAACTGGAATATTGCTACTGTCTTCTTGTTGGAAGCATTATGGCATGCTAATGCATTTGGAAGATCAGAAATTTTCCCAGCATTACAAAGAATTGTTGGATCAATACTTAGCAGGCATACAG tttTATGCAGGTCACACTGAGAATAAGGATGGGAGTTCTGAGACCATAAAGTTTTTCCTGAATTGTTTATGCCTTCTACTGGGGCGATTTGATAGCAAGAAATTTGAGAGTGTAGTCTCAGAATATGGGATGAGGATATCTCAGGTTCTTGTACCACAG CTTCATTCTGCTGCTGATGATGTTATAGACGGGGTTGTGTGCATATTCAAAGCATTAATATTTAAGCAAAAATCACCTGGAAGCAGTCTCACCGACACCGGAGAGGTGGATGCTGTGCTTCCATTGATGATTCACCTTCTAGATGAACGGGATGGCACAGCTAGAGCTGTGGTTCTGCTTATAGCAGAATACTGCTTGAT GAGCAGAGACAGTCAGTGCCTTAAAGAAGTTATTGAGCGCCTTGCTTCTGAAAATGTCCAACAGAGGAGGAATGCAGTTGATGTTATATCAGAAGTCATACGTATGTCGTCAGATTCAAAATACGTACATACCCAGCTATCATG GCACGATATAGCAAAGCACTTGATTGTGCtacttgaagatgaagaaactgcAATTCAGGAACAAGCATCCAGTTTGCTTCCATTAATTG ACCCTTCATTAGTTTTACCTGCTTTAGTTAATCTGATTTACTCCGGGGATGAAAGATTGCAATCAACTGCCAGTGATGCCTGTGTTGTGGTGCTCAAATATCATAGCGAGAATGCTGAAGTTATATGTATGCTGCTTGACTGTCTTAG CAACCTCAGCCAAAATGTAAATCAAGACACAG GATCAAAATTGGAGAGCGATCGAGTGCTTAGGCTAATCCCAGAGTGGTCTAAAAGT GTCCAAAGCTGGAACTTCTTGATTGAACCGTTGATTGACAAGATGTTTGCAGAGCCATCCAACGCAAACATTGTGAGGTTTTTGAGTCATATAAGTGAGCACTTGGCAGAAGCTGCTGATGTGGTGCTCTCTTGTGTTCTAATGCATGCTAAACGACGTAAAGA CAGCTTCTCTAGATTGGAGTGTCAGACTGATAAAAGTGAGGACTCTGAAAAAATGCAACAGACGCTTTTTGAACACCTTTGCCCATTGCTTGTAATTAAGATGCTTCCGCTGAGAGTATTTAATAATCTCGATTCAACTATCATGTATGGTCAACTTTCCAATCAAGGCATTGTTCATG ACTGTCAAGATATCAATGCCATCAATCAGGATACAGTTACTGCTCTTCTTTTGAAAAG GACATTTTGTGAGTTTGAATTCAACGATGTTCGGAAACTTGCTGCTGAGCTCTGTGGGCGTATTCATCCTCAA GTGCTAATTCCAATCATCTGCTCCCAGTTAGAATATGCTGCTGGTTCTCAGgatataataaagattaaagCTTGTTTGTTTTCAGTTTGCACGTCCCTTGTG GTTAGAGGCCGGGAATCACTTTCTCATCCTGGTATGCtgaaaattagaaaaacatTAGAGACAATGCTATTATGGCCTTCTCTGGATGGGGATGAAG TTTCCAGAGCACAGCATGGATGCATCGATTGCATGGCACTAATGGTATGTGCTGAGCTGCAAGATCCAGAATCATCTAACATTGTTGGGACAAAAAAGAATCTTG GTGATGCTGCATTGAGAAACTCTGTCCTCGTGCACGTGATCAACCAACTTACACAAGATAAAGACCTGCCTGTTTCAGAATCCAACTCGGATGATGTCAAATGCATGAGTGAGGTGCCAGTTCCACTCTCATTTTACCTGTGCATGGCTAATGTTCTCATCAGTGCTTGCCAAAAGATATCAGACTCTGGCAAGAAACCTTTTGCTCGAAGATCTCTTCCACGTCTCATTCGTGCCATTGAG GTGATTACAAAGTCAGAGATCAGAGCTGCATGTACTCAAGTTCTCTTTTCAGCTGTGTACCATCTGAAATCTACACTTCTTCCTTACTCCATGGATCTTCTTAAAGTCTCATTAAAAGCTCTTCAAAAGGGATCAGAGAAG GAAAGGATGGCAGGTGCAAAACTAATGGGGTCTCTAATGGCTAGTGATGATGCAATCATACAAAGTATATCTGGGGGATTAGTAGAAGCAAGATCTGTACTGTTGAGTATATCTTTGACAGATCCTTCACCTGAATTACGTCAAGTCAGCAAAAAGTTGCTAGCATGCCTAACTTCTTGA